GTTGTTATGCGTTCAAATGTTGATAGTCAGAGATATTTGAATGATTGGAAATTTGATGTTTATTATAAGTCCAAAGACATTAGGTTTAAAAATTTTAAATTTTTAGTGTTAACAGTTATTATATTTTATTTTACTTTTTTAGGATTTGTAATAATTTTTATGTTCAAATTATCATTTGAGCAGAAAAGAAGATATTCTTTTGTAATGAATGAAAAAAAGATCGCAGAAGCTGCTAATGCTGCTAAAACCATTTTTATAGCGAATGTTAGTCATGATATTCGTACTCCCATTAATGGAATAATGGCGGCTACTGAGCTTTTGGATACAACTATTCTTACGGATGTCCAAAAAGACTATGTTAGGATGATAAATTATTCATCTGATTCTTTACTTTCTTTAATTGATGATATATTGTATTTGTCCCAAATAAATGTCAATGAATTACATGTTGAGAGTCAACAGATTGATTTAGAGCGTGAAATGGAAATGGTTTTAAAAACTTTTCAATCTCAATGTGCAAAGAAAAATATTGATTTATTTTCTTATTCTAAATCTGTTTTTAATAATTATATAAAAGGTGACATTGTAAAAATTAAACAAGTTTTAATTAATTTAATAGGAAATGCTTTTAAGTTTACAGATGATGGTGTTATTGTTTTAAACTATGAAGAAGTATACAGAACAAGAGTTAATGGTAATAGATTGGTTACAGTTGAATTCAAGGTAATAGATACAGGAAAAGGTATTAAAAGAGAAAATCTTTCTAAGATATTTGAAATATTCAAGCAAGAGGATGATTCTTCTTCAAGGGTTCATGAGGGTGTGGGATTAGGATTGTCAATATCTAGAGAACTTATAAGACTAATGGGTGGTCTTGGCATTGCTGTTGATAGTAAAGTGGGAGAGGGTACGACTTTTTCATTTATGTTGCCTTTTTTCTTGGGCAGTGAGCTTAAAAGTAAAAATTTATCAATCAATAGATTCCAATCAATAAATAGTAATAGTAAAGTATTAAATGTACTCTTGAGTAAAAAATCTATTAAAATTTTTGAGCACTGTTCGACTTTGTTAGGCCACTCTTCTAATGTGCACTATGTAGCGTCTTTTGAGGATGCTTATAAATTTTTTAAGAAATATTCTTTTTATAATTTTGTTTGTGTAAATGTAAATAACGATAATATTGAAGAGAGTATTCGATTTGCTAATAATATTGAAAGATTAAGTTCTGATGTACAAATTATTTTTTTATTTTATTGCTTAGATAATAAAGCTCTAAAAAATTTAAAATATGTGTATGTTAAAAAGCCTTTAACAGGGCTTGGTATATCTTCTATTCTTTCTAAAAAAGAGTTTGAAACAGAAGTAGATTTTGAAAATTTGGCTCCAATAGATAGTGCTTTTAAGGTAAAAGAACCCATTAGTGTGTTAATAGCTGAAGATAATCAAGTGAATCAAAAAGTGCTGAAAGACATTCTTATTGTAATAGGTATTAATGAAAATTTTATTGATATTGTAGATGATGGAGTAAAGGCTTTAAAAGCTTTAAAAGAAAAAAAATATGCTATCTCTTTTATTGATATAAGAATGCCAAGATATGATGGATTTTCAGTGGCTAAAGAAATTAGAAAATTTGAAAAGGCAAAGAATTTAAAGCCATGTGTTTTAGTTGCTGTAACAGCACATGCTTTGCAAGAGTATAAAGATGATTGTTTTAAAAGTGGTATGAATGATTATATCTCAAAACCAATACACATAAGTTCAATTAAAGGCATATTAAAAAAATATTTACAGTTTGAAGTTGATGATATTAGGAAGAATGAAGATTTAAGCCAACTTGTTAAGTTCCCCAATTTAGATGTTAATAGAGCTTTAAAAGAATTAAATCTTTCATATACATCATATTCTGAATTATGTAGAGGACTTGTTGATTTCATCTCTATCAATATTATTGATTTAGAAAAAGCTTTTGATGAGGAAAATTTGTCTTTAATTAGGGACATATCTCATTCAATATCTGGAGCTCTTTCTAATATGCGTAGTGCATTGTATAAAGATTTTAAAAAAATTGAAACAAGTAAAGATTCAATTTATGAGTTGAAAAAAATGTATTCTTTTATAAAAGATGATTTATTGCGACTAATAAGCGACATAAAGGAGAATGTTTTGTTTGAGTCTGAGATTGTTAGTGAGAATAAGCTTTACTTTAAAAACAATGATCAATTTTTAAACCTTCTCAATAAACTTTTAATTGGCATTAAGACTAGAAAGCCAAGAGAATACAAGGGAATTCTTAAGAGCATTGACAAATATGTTTTAGACGATAATATTCAAGTATTATTTAGTGATCTTCGCAAGAATTTAAGATTATATAGATTTGACGAGAGCTCCAAGATTCTTAAAGAGATTATTGAAAAGTTTAGCAATAAGAGATATTAGCAGTGGAAATGATAATTAAAGATAAAGCTTTTGAAGTGGAGAATCAGAAGCTTTTAATTGTGGATGATTCTCCTACCAATTTAGATTTATTGGTAAATATATTGCAAGATGCTTATGAGGTTGAAGTTGCAACAAATGGACTTGATGCTTTAAAGCAAGTTGAAAGAGATAGTCCTGATCTTGTGCTTCTTGACATAGGTCTTCCGGATATTAATGGTTATGAGGTATGTAGAAGGCTAAAAAGTGATCCTGATACTAAAGAGATTCCCGTAATTTTTATTAGTTCAAGAAGCTCTACAGATGCTCAGCTTGAGGGATTTAACGTTGGTGGAGTGGATTATATTTTAAAGCCTTTTAATAGTCGAATAATTGACGCTAGAGTTAAGACGCATCTTGAATTAAAGCGGTTAAGAGACTATTTTAAAAGCTTATCTAGAATCGATGGGCTTACTCAGATTCCAAACAGAAGATTTTTTATGGATAAATTTTCTAAGTCGTGGATGAAAGCTTTAGAAAGTAAAGAAATAGTAATTGTTGGGATGTTAGATATTGATAATTTTAAAAATTATAATGATAATTATGGCCACACTAATGGTGATGAGTGTCTTAAATTAATTGCTAAAGCTTTATATAAGGTGGCTTTAAAATATAAAATAGATGTTGCTCGATATGGAGGAGAGGAATTTATTTTTTTTTCTGTTAATAAGAGTCTAAGTGAAATGATTGGCATTATTAAAACAATGATTGATGATATAAAGTGCTTAAGAATAGTTCATGAGCATAGTAGTACTTCTAGTATTGTAACTGTTTCAATTGGTCTTGCTCAGGAAATTCCTATTGATAACAATTTTACTAATATCATAAAGCTTGCTGATAGCAAGCTTTATGAAGCTAAAGTTTCTGGAAGGAATCAGTTTAGATATTAAAATTTTATGTTTATTTATTAGGCCTTAGTATTTAGTATTTAGTATTTATGAGTTACAGAGATTCCAATAGAATCGTAATAAAAATAAGAATTGCCAGTTGCTATTCTTTTTGAAATATCAGCCAGTCCAGCTGTATTGCTTGTGTATGTGGGATTTGTGGATAATTTTAATTTAAGGCCAATTGTTAAAGGCTTGGCAATTTCAAAATTAGCAACAATAGAAATATTGTGATAAAAAATGTCACTTCCCCAACCTTTGTTTTTCCATGAGCTTATGTTTCTTTCTTTACCAATTTGTGTTTTTCCTTCATAAAGTAGGCCTATAGTATTAAGAGGTATTGGCATTTTGTAAGCTAAAAGGGCATAAGGTTTTATTAGCATACCATTTATATTTTTACCATCGTCTGCCTTATATTTCCAAAGTTGATTTTTGTTTGCGTGAAGATTAATTAAGTATGTAAAATCATTGCCGATAACTGTAATAATATGTGTCCAGTCTCCTTGAAAAATAGCGTTTAAGTCGAATTGAAATCGTCCCCCTATTGTTATTTCTGAATAAAATTCAGGAGTATTTGAATATTTTCCATTTTCAATGTGTACACCAATCCCCTTAAATCCAAAAGCTTCCCAACCCATACCAATTTCATTTGATACATATAAATTTAAAAAAGCAATAGGAGTAAAGCTTAGCATGCTTTTAAATGAGATGC
This portion of the Borreliella afzelii genome encodes:
- a CDS encoding response regulator; protein product: MEMIIKDKAFEVENQKLLIVDDSPTNLDLLVNILQDAYEVEVATNGLDALKQVERDSPDLVLLDIGLPDINGYEVCRRLKSDPDTKEIPVIFISSRSSTDAQLEGFNVGGVDYILKPFNSRIIDARVKTHLELKRLRDYFKSLSRIDGLTQIPNRRFFMDKFSKSWMKALESKEIVIVGMLDIDNFKNYNDNYGHTNGDECLKLIAKALYKVALKYKIDVARYGGEEFIFFSVNKSLSEMIGIIKTMIDDIKCLRIVHEHSSTSSIVTVSIGLAQEIPIDNNFTNIIKLADSKLYEAKVSGRNQFRY
- a CDS encoding ATP-binding protein → MKKANFLSTNFLILLLVCFVNGNLFSKDIFKFKLVDQYFPFYYKNNKGEYVGLIFSILDKWAKDNNVDIIVEPIGNLNESKIEDEAIYLGLTYNSKLNDLFYFKSELARSISILFSKSSNRKYKNTHSTFLSNFNIGVVKSTIYEDILRLRGANAIFLADNVQELLLALKNDKVDYIYGDCKTLHYIAQRFLGEDLAIFSGDFFYSIKNRVAISRNAPEIIKNLNLDLFSYLMKMPDEYVVSFLDRTSKGNFIDVGLYNDYPPLSFINSKGELSGILVDLWNLLSRQHIFKPIFKGFPKEDIKKTLDGKSVGIFGGIISNDSVFENVNYVVSKPIYPLNFKFYSKGLNNNVGPINSQFIDFNFNNIQLNKNQDIVNNFIDIVNNSYGFIENSITAKYLLKLNGYNGRLKSYDSIFNKNRFLVLAIDNRVYKVIKYILNAIFDDISIESLLQIDKNWLDKEEINSSRINSYKIMNKVKFNIEEKIWLLENNKLNLAVKNWYPIDYVEANNYKGINQFLLDKIRMFSGLEFNIIETSSSLDLKKLIKSGKIDMLNTNTIDSNLDNIFNIKLNSRIPLYIFSNKKRVLPSRSLERFAILDFLYSKNLASNIKSKLVLVNSFKEALLLLYKGNIDGIISDEYTAAAVFEELNVVDVEKLPIFRDLAFDLSLAIYDQDYILKEIIQKVVMRSNVDSQRYLNDWKFDVYYKSKDIRFKNFKFLVLTVIIFYFTFLGFVIIFMFKLSFEQKRRYSFVMNEKKIAEAANAAKTIFIANVSHDIRTPINGIMAATELLDTTILTDVQKDYVRMINYSSDSLLSLIDDILYLSQINVNELHVESQQIDLEREMEMVLKTFQSQCAKKNIDLFSYSKSVFNNYIKGDIVKIKQVLINLIGNAFKFTDDGVIVLNYEEVYRTRVNGNRLVTVEFKVIDTGKGIKRENLSKIFEIFKQEDDSSSRVHEGVGLGLSISRELIRLMGGLGIAVDSKVGEGTTFSFMLPFFLGSELKSKNLSINRFQSINSNSKVLNVLLSKKSIKIFEHCSTLLGHSSNVHYVASFEDAYKFFKKYSFYNFVCVNVNNDNIEESIRFANNIERLSSDVQIIFLFYCLDNKALKNLKYVYVKKPLTGLGISSILSKKEFETEVDFENLAPIDSAFKVKEPISVLIAEDNQVNQKVLKDILIVIGINENFIDIVDDGVKALKALKEKKYAISFIDIRMPRYDGFSVAKEIRKFEKAKNLKPCVLVAVTAHALQEYKDDCFKSGMNDYISKPIHISSIKGILKKYLQFEVDDIRKNEDLSQLVKFPNLDVNRALKELNLSYTSYSELCRGLVDFISINIIDLEKAFDEENLSLIRDISHSISGALSNMRSALYKDFKKIETSKDSIYELKKMYSFIKDDLLRLISDIKENVLFESEIVSENKLYFKNNDQFLNLLNKLLIGIKTRKPREYKGILKSIDKYVLDDNIQVLFSDLRKNLRLYRFDESSKILKEIIEKFSNKRY